Proteins from one Ketobacter alkanivorans genomic window:
- a CDS encoding HsdR family type I site-specific deoxyribonuclease has translation MTNYKTIAESNNFIVLDKYNKEWKVAESYQSEGDLEGELIQDLVNQGYEYLPALNNPEAMLANVRVQLQALNSVEFLEGEWKRFVETYLDKPSDSIVDKTRKIHDDYIHDFVFDDGRIKNIYLLDKNNITRNKVQVIKQFEQAGSHANRYDVTILVNGLPLVHVELKKRGVAIREAFNQVHRYSKESFNSQGSLYKYLQLFVISNGTDSRYFANTTARNKNSFDFTMNWAKADNSLIKDLKDFTATFFQKNTLLNVLLHYSVLDVSDTLLVMRPYQIAATERTLWKVKSSYEAKNWSKPESGGYIWHTTGSGKTLTSFKAARLATELEFIDKVFFVVDRKDLDYQTMKEYQRFSPDSVNGSDSTAGLKRNIDKEDNKIIVTTIQKLNNLMKSEGDLTIYNRQVVFIFDECHRSQFGEAQKNLKKKFKKFYQFGFTGTPIFPQNALGAETTASVFGRELHSYVITDAIRDEKVLKFKVDYNDVRPKFKEIETEQDEKKLNAAENKQALLHPERIREISQYILNNYRHKTHRLQGFGKGSGKGFNAMFAVSSVDAAKYYYESLKQLQTGREKPLKIATIFSFVANEEQDAVGDILDESFDVSAMNSSAKEFLSAAIADYNAFFKTSFSVDSNGFQNYYRDLAKRVKSKEIDLLIVVGMFLTGFDAPTLNTLFVDKNLRYHGLIQAYSRTNRIYDATKTFGNIVTFRDLEKATVDAVTLFGDKNTKNVVLEKSYKEYMEGFTDVVTGEARRGFMDVVSELEQRFPDPAAIEKESDKKAFAKLFGEYLRVENVLQNYDEFASLKALQNLDMSDPEAVEAFKAEHYLDDAKLSELQTIRLPVERKIQDYRSTYNDIRDWQRRQKSAEEEEKSTIDWDDVVFEVDLLKSQEINLDYILELIFEHNKKNKSKADLVDEVRRVIRASLGNRAKESLVVDFINQTDLDQIGDKVSVIEAFFAFAQAEQQREAEELIGAENLNAEAARRYITTSLKREYASDAGTELNAILPKMSPLNPHYLTKKQSVFQKIAAFVEKFKGVGGKI, from the coding sequence GGATAAATACAACAAAGAGTGGAAGGTAGCCGAAAGCTATCAGAGCGAAGGCGACTTGGAGGGGGAGCTAATTCAGGATCTGGTCAATCAAGGCTACGAGTATCTGCCTGCGCTGAATAACCCGGAAGCCATGCTGGCCAATGTGCGAGTGCAACTGCAAGCACTGAATAGCGTGGAGTTCTTGGAGGGTGAATGGAAGCGGTTTGTCGAAACTTATCTGGATAAGCCTAGCGACAGCATTGTCGATAAAACCCGCAAGATTCACGATGACTACATTCATGATTTTGTGTTTGACGATGGCCGCATCAAAAACATCTACTTGTTGGATAAAAACAACATCACCCGTAACAAAGTGCAGGTGATAAAGCAGTTTGAACAAGCTGGCAGCCATGCCAACCGCTACGATGTGACTATTCTGGTGAATGGCTTGCCGTTGGTGCACGTAGAGCTGAAAAAACGCGGTGTCGCCATTCGTGAAGCCTTTAATCAGGTGCACCGCTACAGTAAAGAGAGCTTTAACAGCCAGGGCTCGCTGTATAAGTACTTGCAGTTGTTTGTGATCTCTAATGGCACTGATAGCCGCTATTTTGCCAATACCACTGCGCGCAATAAAAACAGCTTCGACTTCACCATGAACTGGGCGAAGGCCGATAACAGCCTGATTAAAGATCTAAAAGACTTTACTGCCACCTTTTTCCAGAAAAATACCCTGCTCAATGTGTTGCTGCATTACTCCGTACTTGACGTAAGCGACACGCTGCTGGTGATGCGCCCCTATCAAATTGCCGCCACCGAGCGCACCTTATGGAAGGTAAAAAGCTCGTATGAAGCCAAAAATTGGAGTAAACCCGAAAGTGGCGGTTATATTTGGCATACCACCGGCTCGGGTAAAACCTTAACCAGTTTTAAAGCAGCGCGACTGGCCACCGAACTGGAGTTTATCGACAAGGTGTTCTTTGTGGTGGACAGGAAAGATCTCGACTACCAGACCATGAAGGAATACCAGCGCTTTTCTCCCGATAGCGTGAACGGATCGGACAGCACCGCAGGGTTAAAACGTAATATAGATAAAGAAGATAACAAAATCATCGTCACTACGATTCAGAAGCTCAATAACTTGATGAAGAGCGAGGGCGACCTGACCATCTACAACAGGCAAGTGGTGTTTATCTTTGATGAATGCCACCGCAGCCAGTTTGGTGAAGCGCAGAAGAACCTGAAGAAGAAGTTCAAAAAATTCTATCAGTTCGGTTTTACCGGAACACCGATTTTCCCGCAGAACGCCTTGGGTGCAGAAACTACGGCCAGTGTGTTTGGCCGGGAGCTTCACTCCTATGTGATCACCGATGCCATTCGGGATGAAAAGGTGCTCAAGTTCAAGGTGGACTACAACGATGTCCGCCCCAAGTTTAAGGAAATAGAAACCGAGCAAGATGAAAAAAAACTCAATGCAGCAGAAAACAAACAAGCCCTGCTGCATCCCGAACGTATTCGCGAGATATCCCAATACATTCTGAATAACTACCGCCACAAGACTCACCGTCTGCAAGGCTTTGGTAAAGGCAGTGGTAAGGGCTTTAACGCTATGTTTGCGGTGAGCAGTGTAGATGCCGCCAAGTACTACTATGAATCGTTGAAGCAATTGCAGACTGGCCGCGAGAAACCATTAAAAATCGCCACCATATTCTCTTTCGTCGCCAATGAAGAGCAGGATGCAGTGGGCGATATTTTGGATGAGAGCTTTGATGTCTCCGCCATGAATTCAAGCGCCAAAGAGTTTTTAAGTGCCGCTATTGCCGACTACAACGCCTTCTTTAAAACCAGTTTCAGTGTCGACAGTAACGGCTTCCAGAACTATTACCGTGATTTGGCCAAGCGGGTGAAATCCAAGGAAATTGACTTGCTGATTGTGGTGGGCATGTTCCTCACCGGCTTTGATGCACCGACGCTCAATACCTTGTTTGTAGATAAAAACCTGCGTTACCACGGTTTGATACAGGCCTATTCACGCACCAACCGCATTTACGATGCGACCAAAACCTTCGGCAATATCGTCACTTTCCGCGATCTTGAAAAGGCCACTGTGGATGCCGTTACGCTGTTTGGCGATAAAAACACCAAGAACGTGGTGCTGGAGAAGAGCTACAAGGAATACATGGAGGGCTTTACCGATGTAGTAACCGGTGAGGCGCGGCGGGGCTTCATGGATGTGGTAAGCGAGTTGGAGCAGCGCTTTCCTGATCCGGCTGCCATCGAGAAAGAGTCCGATAAAAAAGCCTTTGCCAAGCTATTTGGTGAATACTTGCGCGTTGAGAATGTGCTGCAAAACTACGACGAGTTTGCCAGCCTGAAAGCCCTTCAAAACCTGGATATGAGCGACCCAGAAGCGGTTGAGGCGTTTAAAGCCGAGCACTATCTGGATGATGCAAAACTGTCTGAATTGCAGACTATACGCCTGCCGGTCGAGCGTAAGATTCAGGACTATCGCTCTACCTACAACGATATCCGCGACTGGCAACGTAGACAGAAATCGGCAGAAGAGGAAGAAAAATCCACCATAGACTGGGACGACGTGGTGTTTGAGGTGGATCTGCTCAAATCCCAAGAGATCAATCTGGATTACATTTTAGAGTTGATCTTTGAGCACAACAAAAAGAACAAGAGCAAAGCCGATCTGGTTGACGAAGTGCGCCGCGTGATACGCGCCAGCCTGGGCAACCGCGCTAAGGAAAGCCTGGTGGTGGACTTTATCAATCAAACCGACCTCGACCAGATTGGCGATAAGGTCAGCGTGATCGAAGCCTTCTTTGCCTTTGCCCAGGCCGAGCAGCAGCGCGAAGCCGAGGAGCTGATTGGCGCAGAAAACTTAAATGCAGAGGCAGCCCGACGTTATATAACTACCTCGCTCAAGAGGGAGTATGCCAGCGACGCAGGAACAGAGCTGAATGCCATTCTGCCCAAAATGAGCCCTTTAAACCCACATTACCTCACCAAGAAGCAAAGCGTTTTCCAAAAAATAGCTGCGTTCGTGGAGAAGTTTAAAGGTGTGGGTGGGAAAATCTAG